The genomic window GTGACTTTAAGAATTAATCATTTGAAGCAACTGTTTGGTTTTCTACAGTTGCTTCTGTTTCGGTTTCTTCTTCTTGGTTAGTGTCTTGATTTGTCTCTTCGGTTTCTGTAGCTTCTGTTTCAGATGTATCATCAGAACTTTTTGCCGATTCATCTACCCAGATATCTCCTTCTGCAGGCTTACCTTGAGCTGGTGTAGTACCTTGAAATTGCAGTACATAACTAGCAACTTGAGCTATTTCAGATGGTTTTAAACCTTCTTTAGACCAAGCAGCCATTCCTTTTCCAGGTCTACCACCTTCAGAAATAGTTCTAAATACATTTTTTATTCCACCTCCTAAAATCCAATGTTCATCAGTAAGGTTTGGTCCTATACTACCACCTCCATCAGCCAAATGGCAAGCCACACAGTTGGTTTCAAAAATAGCTTTACCTGCGTTAAGATCTGAAGCTTCTGTTAAAAGCTCTACATTGCTGGCATCTACTAAGTCTTTTGCTGTCTTTTTGTATTCTTCAATAGCTCTATTGGCTTCGGCATATTCTATTTCGTACTCAGCAAATTGATCGTCAGCATTAAAGACATGGTAGCGTAACATATAAACAAAGGCAAAGATGATAGTAGCATAAAAACCATATAACCACCAAGGCGGTAAGTTGTTGTCTAACTCTTTGATACCATCGTAATTATGATCTAAAATGATTTCACCTTCTTCTTCAATTGGTTTACCACCTTTTAGTTTTTTGTAAATTTTCTGCATCCATAAAGATAATTTTGAAGGTGCAGCTCTCTGAGCGTCATATCTGGCTTTACCTTCTTCATCTAAACTCTGATATAGAATATTATCCATGGTGCCAACAATACCTTCTATTGCAACTAAAAATAGAAGCACTAATAAAAGGAATAAAAGAATAACAGGTTGCTCCATAAACGCTGGCTTATCGCCAGAGTCTATAAAGTACTCAATGAGTCCTGCAATAGCAAAGAATACGACAGGTACTCTAATATATGATGGAATTAAATGTCTCATAGTTGTGAATCGTTTTGGTTATCTAAAGGAATGTTACTGACTGTTGTTATGTATTCTTTCTTAGCTGTAAACACCCAGTAAAATAGTGCTACAAAAAAGATGAAGAATATTAAGAGTGATATTAGTGGGTAGATTTCTATCCCAGTAATACTTTCCATGTGATGTTTTACAAACTTTAGCATAGCGTTTAATTTTGAGCGGTTTCGTTTATAATCTCTTTCACTTTTATGTCTGTACCTAGTCTTTGTAAGTACGCAATAAGTGCAACAATCTCTCTATTTCGCATTTCTACAAAGTCTTCACCACCAGCAGCTTTATCTGCTTCATAAGACTTGGCAAAATTAGGGTCGCTATAAAGGTTTTTCTCTATTTGAGTACCTTGCTCTAACATAGATGCTTGAGCATTTGCAATATCTTCTTCAGTATATGGAACTCCTAAGCTTACCATAGTTTCCATTTTCTTTTCTGTCATAGATTTGTCTAACTCACTTCTGATTAACCACTTATATGCAGGCATTATAGATCCTGAAGATGTACTCTGTGGATCGTACATGTGGTTAAAGTGCCAGTTGTCATTATACTTACCTCCAACTCTATGTAAGTCTGGTCCTGTACGCTTGCTTCCCCAAAGGAATGGATGATCGTAAACATATTCACCAGCTTTAGAGTATTCACCATAGCGTTCTACTTCACTCCTAAATGGTCTTACCATTTGAGAGTGACAACCAACACAACCTTCTCTAATGTATAAATCTCTACCTTCGAGTTCTAAAGGAGTGTATGGCTCAACACTACTAATTGTTGGGATATTTGATTTTACGACGATGGTTGGTATAATCTGAACAATACCACCAATCAAAATTGCTATAGTAGCATATATTGTTAATAACACTGGCTTACGTTCTAACCAAGTGTGCCATCCTTCACCAGCAACACGTCTCTTAGATACACGTTGTAGAGCTGGAGCTTCAGCAAGTTCGTCTGTAACTTTACTTTCTGCTCTAGAAATCGTCATTACAATGTTATATACAAGGATTAACATACCTGTAATGTATAAGGTACCACCAATAGCACGCATCCAGTACATTGGCATAATCTCAGTTACGGTTTCAAGGAAGTTACCATATAATATTTTTCCGTCAGGACGGAATTGTTTCCACATTGTTGCTTGAGTAAAACCGGCAACATACATTGGTAATGCATATAGAATAATACCTAAAGTACCAACCCAAAAATGTACATTGGCTAATCCTACAGAGTGTAGTTTTGTTTTAAACAATCTAGGTACTAACCAATAGATCATACCAAAGGCTAAGAATCCGTTCCAAGCTAAAGCGCCAACGTGAACGTGGGCAATAATCCAATCTGTAAAGTGAGCTATAGCATTAACGTTTTTTAATGAAAGCATTGGACCTTCAAACGTTGCCATACCATAACCAGTAATGGCAACAACCATAAATTTAAGAACAGGATC from Winogradskyella sp. MH6 includes these protein-coding regions:
- a CDS encoding cbb3-type cytochrome c oxidase N-terminal domain-containing protein: MRHLIPSYIRVPVVFFAIAGLIEYFIDSGDKPAFMEQPVILLFLLLVLLFLVAIEGIVGTMDNILYQSLDEEGKARYDAQRAAPSKLSLWMQKIYKKLKGGKPIEEEGEIILDHNYDGIKELDNNLPPWWLYGFYATIIFAFVYMLRYHVFNADDQFAEYEIEYAEANRAIEEYKKTAKDLVDASNVELLTEASDLNAGKAIFETNCVACHLADGGGSIGPNLTDEHWILGGGIKNVFRTISEGGRPGKGMAAWSKEGLKPSEIAQVASYVLQFQGTTPAQGKPAEGDIWVDESAKSSDDTSETEATETEETNQDTNQEEETETEATVENQTVASND
- a CDS encoding CcoQ/FixQ family Cbb3-type cytochrome c oxidase assembly chaperone, with amino-acid sequence MLKFVKHHMESITGIEIYPLISLLIFFIFFVALFYWVFTAKKEYITTVSNIPLDNQNDSQL
- the ccoN gene encoding cytochrome-c oxidase, cbb3-type subunit I codes for the protein MEMQQFYYDNKIVKKFLYATILWGVVGMLVGLLLAFMFIFPNLTDGISWLSFGRLRPLHTNAVIFAFVGNAIFAGVYYSLQRLLKARMFSDLLSNINFWGWQLIIVGAAITLPLGFSTSKEYAELEWPFDIAIALIWVAFGVNMIGTILKRRQRHLYVAIWFYIATFVTVAVLHIFNSLELPVSGLKSYSVYAGVQDALVQWWYGHNAVAFFLTTPFLGLMYYFVPKAANRPVYSYRLSIVHFWSLIFIYIWAGPHHLLYTALPEWAQHLGVAFSVMLIAPSWGGMINGLLTLRGAWDKVRTDPVLKFMVVAITGYGMATFEGPMLSLKNVNAIAHFTDWIIAHVHVGALAWNGFLAFGMIYWLVPRLFKTKLHSVGLANVHFWVGTLGIILYALPMYVAGFTQATMWKQFRPDGKILYGNFLETVTEIMPMYWMRAIGGTLYITGMLILVYNIVMTISRAESKVTDELAEAPALQRVSKRRVAGEGWHTWLERKPVLLTIYATIAILIGGIVQIIPTIVVKSNIPTISSVEPYTPLELEGRDLYIREGCVGCHSQMVRPFRSEVERYGEYSKAGEYVYDHPFLWGSKRTGPDLHRVGGKYNDNWHFNHMYDPQSTSSGSIMPAYKWLIRSELDKSMTEKKMETMVSLGVPYTEEDIANAQASMLEQGTQIEKNLYSDPNFAKSYEADKAAGGEDFVEMRNREIVALIAYLQRLGTDIKVKEIINETAQN